A single window of Candidatus Lokiarchaeota archaeon DNA harbors:
- a CDS encoding pyridoxal-phosphate dependent enzyme: protein MPTLRDIENAEKLLKTRIKHTPLIRSAFLSEITNGSVYLKLENLQKTGAFKIRGAFTALSRLEQEGDSKGVITASSGNHGQAVGLAAAELGMNATIVVPEHVSKSKLEKIKQFDVTVIKRGSYEEVEPLAKKLAHDKDLIYVSGYNHPDIVAGQGTVALEILKAEPETDAIIVPVGGGGLISGIAIAAKGLNPEIEIIGVQAEASSMVYYCWKSNEFVEVQEEETVASGLMGGIQEGSITLSIMRDKVDDMILVEEGTITHALKILYEAEGQRVEGAAAVAVAAILKNPTRFRGKNIVAVLSGGNIEESTFQQLIRETSS, encoded by the coding sequence ATGCCAACGCTTCGTGACATTGAGAATGCTGAAAAACTGCTTAAGACCAGAATAAAACACACCCCTTTAATCCGCTCCGCGTTCCTGAGTGAGATAACAAATGGCAGTGTGTATCTCAAGCTTGAGAACCTGCAGAAGACGGGTGCCTTCAAAATCAGGGGAGCATTCACTGCCTTATCTAGACTTGAGCAGGAAGGGGACTCCAAAGGGGTAATAACCGCCTCTTCAGGAAACCACGGTCAGGCTGTTGGTCTAGCGGCAGCTGAACTGGGAATGAATGCAACAATTGTGGTGCCTGAACATGTCTCGAAGAGTAAACTCGAGAAAATAAAGCAGTTTGATGTAACAGTGATAAAGAGGGGCTCCTACGAGGAGGTTGAACCACTGGCAAAGAAACTGGCACACGATAAGGATCTGATCTATGTGAGTGGTTACAACCATCCTGATATCGTTGCGGGTCAAGGTACTGTTGCACTGGAAATACTGAAGGCAGAACCAGAGACCGATGCAATCATTGTTCCCGTGGGCGGTGGTGGTTTGATATCTGGTATCGCTATTGCAGCGAAGGGTTTGAATCCTGAAATTGAGATAATCGGTGTTCAGGCAGAAGCATCATCTATGGTGTATTATTGCTGGAAATCGAATGAGTTTGTCGAAGTACAAGAGGAAGAGACTGTCGCTTCAGGATTGATGGGCGGTATTCAGGAGGGCTCAATCACACTTTCGATCATGAGGGATAAGGTGGATGACATGATTTTGGTTGAAGAGGGCACTATTACACATGCTCTCAAGATTCTCTATGAAGCCGAAGGCCAGCGTGTTGAAGGTGCAGCAGCTGTTGCAGTCGCTGCGATTCTGAAGAATCCTACGCGGTTCAGGGGAAAGAATATCGTGGCTGTGCTGTCTGGCGGAAATATTGAAGAGTCTACGTTTCAACAATTGATTCGAGAAACTAGTAGCTGA